In Bradyrhizobium sp. CCBAU 051011, the following are encoded in one genomic region:
- a CDS encoding Bax inhibitor-1/YccA family protein, which translates to MSDLDRNYVSPFGRAAGRVDAAAVDAGLRAYMLRIYNYMSIGLAITGLAALGVYMAAVTTDQAGAAARFGNAFLTPFGYAMYVSPLKWLFILAPLVMVFAISFGINRLRPATAQLLFWAFAALMGISLSSIFLVYTHTSIVRVFFITAATFGALSLYGYTTKRDMSGMGSFLFMGLIGVIIASLVNLFLASSMLQFIVSVVGVLVFAGLTAWDTQRLKNDYIYGYASEGGEIADKAAITGALSLYLNFINLFTLLLQLLGQRE; encoded by the coding sequence ATGTCGGACCTAGACCGTAACTACGTATCTCCTTTCGGCCGGGCCGCCGGACGCGTTGACGCAGCGGCCGTCGATGCCGGTCTGCGCGCCTACATGCTGCGCATCTACAACTACATGAGCATCGGCCTGGCCATCACCGGCCTTGCGGCGCTCGGCGTCTACATGGCCGCCGTGACCACCGACCAGGCCGGCGCCGCCGCCCGGTTCGGCAACGCCTTCCTGACGCCGTTCGGCTACGCGATGTATGTCAGCCCGCTGAAGTGGCTGTTCATCCTCGCGCCGCTGGTCATGGTGTTCGCGATCTCGTTCGGCATCAACCGGCTGCGGCCCGCGACGGCACAATTGCTGTTCTGGGCGTTCGCGGCCCTGATGGGCATTTCGCTGTCGTCGATCTTCCTGGTGTACACCCACACCTCGATCGTGCGGGTGTTCTTCATCACCGCGGCGACCTTCGGCGCGCTGAGCCTCTACGGCTACACCACCAAGCGTGACATGAGCGGCATGGGGTCGTTCCTGTTCATGGGCTTGATCGGCGTCATCATCGCGAGCCTGGTCAACCTGTTCCTGGCGAGCTCGATGCTGCAGTTCATCGTCTCGGTGGTCGGCGTGCTGGTGTTTGCTGGCCTCACCGCCTGGGATACCCAGCGGCTGAAGAACGACTACATCTATGGCTACGCCTCCGAGGGCGGCGAGATAGCGGACAAGGCGGCGATTACCGGCGCACTGTCGCTCTATCTGAACTTCATCAACCTGTTCACGCTGCTGCTGCAGCTCCTCGGCCAGCGCGAATAA
- a CDS encoding DUF2794 domain-containing protein, which translates to MNPISEDTDPSASRAVARPATAVPPPNRVTFNRLELNRILNLYGRMVADGEWRDYAIDFMKDRAVFSVFRRASEVPLYRIEKDPRLARKQGMYSVISATGLILRRGHELERVLLVIDRKLALV; encoded by the coding sequence ATGAACCCGATATCGGAGGACACCGATCCAAGCGCGAGCCGCGCAGTGGCGCGCCCCGCCACTGCAGTTCCTCCGCCGAATCGGGTCACGTTCAATCGTCTCGAACTCAACCGTATCCTCAATCTGTATGGCCGCATGGTCGCCGACGGCGAATGGCGCGACTACGCCATCGACTTCATGAAAGACCGCGCGGTGTTTTCGGTGTTTCGCCGCGCTTCCGAAGTCCCGCTTTACCGCATCGAGAAGGACCCGCGGCTCGCGCGCAAGCAGGGCATGTACAGCGTGATCTCGGCGACCGGGCTGATCCTGCGCCGCGGCCACGAGCTCGAACGCGTACTCTTGGTGATCGACCGCAAGCTGGCGTTGGTTTAG
- a CDS encoding thioredoxin family protein produces the protein MSAMMAYNISRWSGALGVCAIIAVIRPAHADPRAVVELFTSQGCSSCPPADKIVGELAKDPSVIALSMPVDYWDYLGWKDTLADSRFSARQKAYSHVRGDRNLYTPQMIVNGSAQVIGSDRAAIEGAIKTTGKTEGVMSVPVTMTLSGKLLNVSVDASKVSTPGRGEIWLCSVSKAVPISIGRGENRGQQITYYNVVRNLVKVGDWNGSSGSWTIPLENISRDGVDGAVVYVQDGSRDKPGAMLGAAYTALR, from the coding sequence ATGTCAGCGATGATGGCCTACAACATTTCGCGATGGTCCGGAGCGCTCGGAGTCTGTGCAATCATCGCGGTCATCCGCCCGGCTCATGCCGATCCGCGCGCCGTCGTTGAACTGTTCACCTCGCAGGGCTGTTCGTCGTGTCCGCCGGCCGACAAAATCGTCGGCGAACTGGCCAAGGATCCGTCGGTGATCGCGCTGAGCATGCCGGTCGACTACTGGGATTATCTCGGCTGGAAGGACACGCTGGCAGACTCGCGCTTCAGCGCGCGTCAGAAAGCCTATTCGCATGTGCGCGGCGATCGCAACCTCTACACGCCGCAGATGATCGTTAACGGCTCCGCACAAGTGATCGGCAGCGATCGCGCCGCCATCGAAGGCGCCATCAAGACGACCGGCAAGACCGAAGGCGTGATGTCGGTGCCGGTGACGATGACGTTGTCGGGCAAGCTGCTCAATGTCTCGGTCGATGCGAGCAAGGTGTCAACGCCGGGCCGCGGCGAAATCTGGCTCTGCTCCGTCTCGAAGGCGGTACCGATTTCGATCGGGCGCGGCGAGAACCGTGGCCAGCAGATCACCTACTACAACGTGGTGCGCAATCTGGTGAAGGTCGGCGACTGGAACGGAAGCTCGGGAAGCTGGACCATTCCGCTGGAAAATATTTCCCGCGACGGCGTCGACGGTGCGGTCGTCTATGTCCAGGACGGCAGTCGCGACAAGCCGGGCGCGATGCTCGGCGCCGCCTACACCGCGTTGCGCTGA
- a CDS encoding ABC transporter permease, with protein MTTVSEPVYRSRASSLALRYALRELRGGLRGFYVFIACIALGVMAIAGVGSVAASLGEGLTREGRTLLGGDVAFSLIQREAKPEEIGFLRARGQVSVAAALRVMARSHDGKLALVELKAVDGNYPMLGEVTLEPKMPMADLLAERDGAFGAAVDSTLLARLDLKLGDRITIGNATFQIRSIVGAEPDKLAGNVGLGPRVLVSEASLRASGLLQPGSLVRWIYRVKLPNNAADDRAATQLIESARSALPEAGWWIRSSSNASPQLERTISRFSQFLTLVGLAALLVGGVGVANAVKSHIDRRRDVIASFKALGATGRDVFTIYLTQVVLLAAVGSVIGLAAGAALPFLIVGVFGKLLPLPVIPALHPDELALSFVYGLLTALAFGLWPLGRVHDVPVAALFREEVAREWHRPRWAYLALMAAVIVLLVAVAIGLSYDKRVAAVFVVSSVAVFALLRGVAAGLMALARRMPRSRITMLRLAIANVYRPGALTPSVVMSLGLGLAVLVTITQIDGNLRRQFLAALPERAPSFYFIDIPTADADRFGAFLKQVAPQSTVEDVPMLRGRIVAARGVKADELNPSQESEWVLQSDRGLTYTNEVPKGSKVVEGEWWSADYKGPPLVSLEKKIADGLKLRIGDEIVVNVLGRDIPARISNLRNVDWQGLGINFVLVFSPNAFKGAPHSHVATLSEVHPDPAGDARIIKQVADAFPMVTSVRVREALETVGTVVTNLVLAIRGASAVTLISAILVLGGALAAGHRHRVYDAVILKTLGATRARLLGAYALEYLMIGLATAVFGVIAGSIAAWLIVTRLMTLSFIWQAGSAAGVVIAALIVTVGLGLAGTLLALNQKPASVLRNL; from the coding sequence ATGACCACCGTTTCCGAACCCGTCTACCGTAGCCGCGCATCGTCGCTGGCCCTGCGTTACGCGCTGCGCGAATTGCGCGGGGGCTTGCGCGGCTTCTACGTCTTCATCGCCTGCATCGCGCTCGGCGTCATGGCGATTGCCGGCGTCGGCTCGGTCGCCGCGAGCCTCGGCGAAGGTTTGACGCGCGAGGGCCGCACGTTGCTGGGCGGCGACGTCGCCTTCTCGCTGATCCAGCGCGAAGCCAAGCCGGAGGAAATCGGTTTCCTGCGGGCGCGCGGCCAGGTTTCGGTGGCGGCCGCGCTGCGCGTCATGGCCCGAAGCCATGACGGCAAGCTGGCGCTGGTCGAGCTCAAGGCCGTGGACGGCAACTACCCGATGCTCGGAGAGGTGACGCTCGAGCCGAAAATGCCGATGGCAGATCTGCTGGCCGAGCGTGACGGCGCGTTCGGGGCGGCGGTGGATTCCACGCTGCTGGCGCGGCTCGACCTCAAGCTCGGCGACCGTATTACGATCGGCAACGCCACGTTCCAGATTCGCAGCATCGTTGGCGCCGAGCCGGACAAGCTGGCCGGCAATGTCGGGTTGGGCCCACGCGTTCTGGTCAGCGAGGCGAGCCTGCGCGCCAGCGGATTGCTGCAGCCCGGCAGCCTGGTGCGCTGGATCTACCGTGTGAAGCTGCCGAATAACGCGGCTGACGACCGCGCCGCGACCCAATTGATCGAGAGTGCGCGGAGCGCCCTCCCCGAGGCCGGCTGGTGGATCCGCAGCAGCAGCAACGCCTCCCCGCAACTCGAGCGCACCATCAGCCGCTTCAGCCAGTTCCTGACGCTGGTCGGCCTCGCCGCGCTCCTGGTCGGCGGCGTCGGCGTCGCCAACGCGGTCAAGAGCCATATCGACCGGCGCCGCGACGTCATTGCCTCGTTCAAGGCGCTGGGCGCCACAGGGCGCGACGTCTTCACGATCTATCTGACGCAGGTGGTCCTGCTCGCCGCGGTCGGTTCGGTGATCGGGCTGGCGGCCGGCGCGGCTCTGCCGTTCCTCATCGTCGGGGTGTTCGGCAAGCTGCTCCCGCTGCCGGTGATCCCCGCCCTGCATCCGGACGAACTGGCGCTGTCGTTCGTCTACGGCCTGCTCACCGCGCTCGCCTTCGGACTATGGCCGCTCGGCCGGGTGCACGACGTGCCGGTCGCCGCGCTGTTTCGCGAGGAAGTCGCGCGCGAATGGCACCGGCCGCGCTGGGCTTATCTCGCGCTGATGGCCGCGGTGATCGTGCTGCTGGTCGCCGTCGCCATCGGGCTTTCCTATGACAAACGGGTTGCGGCGGTGTTCGTCGTATCCTCGGTGGCGGTATTCGCGCTGCTGCGCGGCGTCGCCGCCGGGCTGATGGCGCTGGCACGCCGAATGCCACGAAGCCGCATCACCATGCTGCGGCTGGCGATCGCCAACGTCTACCGGCCCGGCGCGCTGACGCCCTCGGTCGTGATGTCGCTCGGCCTCGGGCTCGCGGTGCTCGTCACCATCACCCAGATCGACGGCAATCTGCGCCGGCAATTCCTGGCCGCGCTGCCGGAACGCGCGCCCTCGTTCTACTTCATAGACATCCCGACTGCCGATGCCGACCGCTTCGGCGCCTTCCTCAAGCAGGTCGCGCCGCAATCGACGGTTGAGGACGTGCCGATGCTGCGAGGACGCATCGTCGCGGCCCGCGGCGTCAAGGCAGACGAGCTCAATCCGTCGCAGGAGTCCGAGTGGGTGTTGCAGAGCGACCGCGGCCTGACCTACACCAACGAAGTTCCCAAGGGCTCGAAGGTGGTCGAAGGCGAATGGTGGAGCGCGGACTATAAGGGGCCGCCGCTGGTCTCGCTGGAGAAGAAGATCGCCGACGGGCTGAAGCTCAGAATAGGCGACGAGATCGTCGTCAACGTGCTCGGCCGCGACATTCCGGCCCGGATCAGCAATCTCCGCAACGTCGACTGGCAGGGGCTCGGCATCAATTTCGTGCTGGTGTTCTCGCCCAACGCGTTCAAGGGCGCGCCGCACAGCCATGTCGCGACCCTGTCGGAGGTCCACCCGGATCCGGCGGGCGACGCGCGAATCATCAAGCAGGTGGCGGACGCCTTTCCGATGGTGACCAGCGTGCGGGTCCGCGAAGCGCTGGAAACCGTCGGCACCGTCGTCACCAACCTCGTGCTCGCCATCCGCGGCGCCAGCGCCGTGACGCTGATCTCGGCGATCCTGGTGCTGGGCGGCGCGCTGGCCGCAGGCCACCGCCACCGGGTCTATGACGCGGTGATCCTGAAGACGCTGGGCGCAACCCGGGCACGGCTGCTCGGCGCCTACGCACTGGAATACCTGATGATCGGCCTTGCCACCGCGGTATTCGGCGTCATCGCTGGCTCGATCGCAGCGTGGCTGATCGTGACCCGGCTGATGACGTTGAGTTTCATCTGGCAAGCCGGCAGCGCGGCTGGCGTGGTCATAGCCGCCCTGATCGTCACGGTGGGGCTGGGGCTCGCCGGGACGTTGCTGGCGCTGAACCAGAAGCCCGCCAGCGTGTTGCGGAATTTGTGA
- the ccmA gene encoding heme ABC exporter ATP-binding protein CcmA, protein MRLSGRQIDCIRGGRGVFSGLDFEASSGEVLAVVGPNGSGKTSLLRLIAGLLVPAGGSLALEGGETELTLPEQAHYLGHRDALKPALSVHENLSFWRDFLGGKVGEVGQCLTAVGLGHATHLPAAFLSAGQRRRLSIARLLVVRRPVWLLDEPTSALDTAGQALFVGVMRDHLAGGGIIVAATHTPLGIEARELRMGGAT, encoded by the coding sequence ATGCGGCTCTCGGGGCGCCAAATCGACTGTATCAGAGGCGGCCGCGGGGTGTTCTCCGGCCTCGATTTCGAGGCCTCGTCCGGCGAGGTGCTGGCCGTGGTCGGGCCGAACGGCTCCGGCAAGACCTCGCTGTTGCGCCTGATCGCGGGTCTTCTGGTGCCAGCGGGCGGATCGCTCGCGCTGGAAGGCGGCGAGACCGAGCTGACGCTGCCGGAACAGGCCCACTATCTCGGCCATCGCGATGCGCTGAAGCCCGCGCTGAGTGTGCACGAAAACCTCTCATTCTGGCGCGATTTCCTGGGCGGCAAGGTCGGCGAAGTCGGCCAATGCCTCACCGCCGTGGGCCTCGGCCACGCCACGCATCTGCCGGCGGCCTTCCTCTCGGCCGGCCAGCGGCGGCGGCTGTCGATCGCCCGCCTCTTGGTGGTGCGGCGGCCGGTCTGGCTTCTGGACGAGCCGACCTCGGCGCTCGATACCGCCGGGCAAGCTCTGTTCGTGGGCGTGATGCGGGACCATCTCGCCGGCGGCGGCATCATCGTAGCGGCTACGCACACGCCGCTCGGGATTGAGGCGCGGGAGCTGCGGATGGGGGGTGCGACATGA
- the acnA gene encoding aconitate hydratase AcnA: MTSLDSFKCRKTLKVGSKTYVYYSLPAAEKNGLKGISKLPYSMKVLLENLLRNEDDRTVKKEDIVAVSKWLRKRKLEHEVAFRPARVLMQDFTGVPAVVDLAAMRNAMQALGGDAEKINPLVPVDLVIDHSVIVNFFGDNKAFGKNVVEEYKQNQERYEFLKWGQKAFSNFSVVPPGTGICHQVNLEYLAQTVWTKKEKMTVGKKTGTFEVAYPDSLVGTDSHTTMVNGLAVLGWGVGGIEAEACMLGQPLSMLLPEVVGFKLKGQLKEGVTATDLVLTVTQMLRKQGVVGKFVEFFGPGLDYLSVADKATIGNMAPEYGATCGFFPVDAATIDYLKTSGRKADRVALVAAYAKAQGLFRTAKSTDPVFTETLTLDLKDVVPSMAGPKRPEGRVALPAVSTGFATALAGEYKKPDGADNRYSVENRDFDLGHGDVVIAAITSCTNTSNPSVLIGAGLLARNAAAKGLTAKPWVKTSLAPGSQVVAEYLANSGLQKDLDKVGFNLVGFGCTTCIGNSGPLPEEISKSINDNGIVAAAVLSGNRNFEGRVSPDVQANYLASPPLVVAYALAGTVTKDLAVEPIGTGKDGKPVYLKDIWPTTKEINAFMKKFVTATIFKKRYADVFKGDTNWRKIKTTDSETYRWNMSSTYVQNPPYFEGMKKQPDPVVDVVDARILAMFGDKITTDHISPAGSIKLTSPAGKFLSEHQVRPADFNQYGTRRGNHEIMMRGTFANIRIKNFMLKGADGNIPEGGLTKHWPDGEQMSIYDAAMKYQQESVPLVVFAGAEYGNGSSRDWAAKGTRLLGVRAVICQSFERIHRSNLVGMGVLPLTFEDGTSWTSLGLKGDETVTIRGLQGDLKPRQTLTAEIVSGDGSLQRVPLLCRIDTLDELEYYRNGGILHYVLRKLAA; the protein is encoded by the coding sequence ATGACCTCGCTCGACAGCTTCAAATGCCGCAAGACCCTCAAGGTCGGCAGCAAGACCTACGTGTATTACAGCCTGCCCGCCGCCGAGAAGAACGGTCTGAAGGGAATTTCCAAGCTGCCCTATTCGATGAAGGTGCTCCTGGAAAACCTGCTGCGCAACGAGGACGACCGCACGGTCAAGAAGGAAGACATCGTTGCGGTGTCGAAGTGGCTCAGAAAGCGCAAGCTTGAGCATGAAGTGGCGTTCCGTCCGGCGCGCGTGCTGATGCAGGATTTCACCGGCGTGCCGGCGGTGGTCGATCTCGCCGCGATGCGCAACGCAATGCAGGCGCTCGGCGGCGATGCCGAGAAGATCAACCCGCTGGTGCCGGTCGATCTCGTCATCGACCACTCGGTGATCGTCAACTTCTTCGGTGACAACAAGGCGTTCGGCAAGAACGTCGTCGAGGAATACAAGCAGAACCAGGAACGCTATGAGTTTCTGAAGTGGGGCCAGAAGGCGTTTTCGAATTTCTCCGTGGTGCCGCCCGGCACCGGCATCTGCCACCAGGTCAATCTCGAATATCTCGCCCAGACGGTGTGGACCAAGAAGGAGAAGATGACGGTCGGCAAGAAGACCGGCACCTTCGAGGTCGCCTATCCGGATTCGCTTGTTGGCACCGACTCGCACACCACCATGGTCAACGGCCTCGCCGTGCTCGGCTGGGGTGTCGGCGGCATCGAGGCGGAGGCCTGCATGCTCGGCCAGCCGCTGTCGATGCTGCTGCCGGAAGTCGTCGGCTTCAAGCTGAAGGGCCAGCTCAAGGAAGGCGTCACCGCGACCGACCTCGTGCTGACGGTCACGCAGATGCTGCGCAAGCAGGGCGTGGTCGGCAAGTTCGTCGAGTTCTTCGGCCCCGGCCTCGACTATCTCTCGGTCGCGGACAAGGCGACCATCGGCAACATGGCGCCGGAATACGGCGCGACCTGCGGCTTCTTCCCGGTCGATGCCGCAACCATCGATTATCTCAAGACCTCCGGCCGCAAGGCTGATCGCGTCGCGCTGGTGGCGGCCTATGCCAAGGCGCAGGGCCTGTTCCGTACGGCGAAATCGACCGATCCGGTGTTCACGGAAACCCTGACGCTCGATCTGAAGGACGTCGTGCCGTCGATGGCCGGCCCGAAGCGCCCCGAAGGCCGCGTCGCGCTGCCCGCGGTTTCCACCGGCTTCGCCACCGCGCTCGCCGGCGAGTACAAGAAGCCTGATGGTGCCGATAACCGCTATTCGGTCGAGAACCGCGATTTCGATCTCGGCCATGGTGACGTCGTGATCGCCGCGATCACCTCCTGCACCAACACCTCTAACCCGAGCGTCCTGATCGGCGCAGGCCTGCTGGCGCGCAACGCCGCCGCCAAGGGGTTGACGGCCAAGCCGTGGGTGAAGACGTCTCTTGCCCCGGGCAGCCAGGTGGTCGCGGAATATCTCGCCAATTCGGGTCTGCAGAAAGATCTCGACAAGGTCGGCTTCAACCTGGTCGGCTTCGGCTGCACCACCTGCATCGGCAATTCCGGTCCGCTGCCGGAGGAGATTTCGAAGTCGATCAACGACAACGGCATCGTTGCGGCGGCCGTGCTGTCGGGTAACCGTAACTTTGAAGGTCGCGTCTCGCCGGACGTGCAGGCGAACTATCTGGCCTCGCCGCCGCTGGTGGTGGCCTATGCGCTGGCCGGCACCGTGACCAAGGATCTTGCGGTCGAGCCGATCGGCACCGGCAAGGACGGCAAGCCGGTGTACCTGAAGGACATCTGGCCGACCACGAAGGAGATCAACGCCTTCATGAAGAAATTCGTGACAGCTACGATCTTCAAGAAGCGCTATGCCGACGTGTTCAAGGGCGACACCAACTGGCGCAAGATCAAGACCACCGACAGCGAGACCTATCGCTGGAACATGTCGTCGACCTATGTGCAGAACCCGCCCTACTTCGAGGGCATGAAGAAGCAGCCCGATCCCGTGGTCGACGTGGTCGACGCGCGGATTCTTGCGATGTTCGGCGACAAGATCACCACCGACCATATCTCGCCGGCCGGCTCGATCAAGCTGACCTCGCCGGCCGGAAAATTCCTCAGTGAGCACCAGGTGCGTCCCGCCGACTTCAACCAGTACGGCACGCGGCGCGGCAATCACGAGATCATGATGCGCGGCACCTTCGCCAACATCCGCATCAAGAACTTCATGCTGAAGGGCGCCGACGGGAATATTCCGGAGGGCGGACTAACCAAGCACTGGCCCGACGGCGAGCAGATGTCGATCTACGACGCGGCGATGAAGTACCAGCAGGAGAGCGTGCCGCTGGTGGTGTTCGCCGGCGCCGAATACGGCAACGGCTCCTCGCGCGACTGGGCCGCGAAGGGCACCCGCCTGCTCGGCGTTCGCGCCGTGATCTGCCAGAGCTTCGAGCGCATCCATCGCTCCAACCTGGTCGGCATGGGTGTGTTGCCGCTCACCTTCGAGGACGGCACGTCGTGGACATCGCTCGGCCTCAAGGGCGACGAGACGGTGACGATCCGGGGGCTGCAGGGCGACCTGAAGCCGCGCCAGACGCTGACGGCCGAGATCGTATCCGGCGACGGTTCGCTGCAGCGCGTGCCGCTGCTGTGCCGCATCGATACCCTCGACGAGCTCGAGTACTACCGAAACGGCGGCATTCTGCATTATGTGCTGCGCAAACTCGCGGCTTAA
- a CDS encoding GNAT family N-acetyltransferase: MPASETSAPEIRPATEADLPAITDIYEHAVRYGTATFELIPPDLAEMTRRFKVLMDGGFPYFTAAVEGEVIGYAYAGPYRPRPAYRFTVENSIYLKPSTHRRGIGLQLMQPLIAECEARGYRQMIAVIGDSANAGSIGLHTKCGFQMIGTHRNVGLKFGRWLDTVMMQRTLGEGGSTVPKD, from the coding sequence ATGCCCGCTTCTGAAACGTCCGCTCCTGAAATCCGGCCCGCCACCGAGGCCGACCTTCCTGCCATCACCGACATCTACGAGCACGCGGTGCGCTACGGCACCGCGACGTTCGAACTGATCCCGCCCGATCTCGCCGAGATGACCCGGCGGTTCAAAGTCCTGATGGATGGCGGCTTTCCCTATTTCACCGCCGCCGTCGAAGGCGAGGTGATCGGCTATGCCTATGCCGGCCCCTATCGGCCGCGGCCTGCCTATCGTTTCACGGTGGAGAACTCAATCTATCTGAAGCCCTCGACCCACCGCCGCGGCATCGGCCTGCAGCTGATGCAGCCGCTGATCGCCGAATGCGAGGCCCGCGGCTACCGGCAAATGATCGCCGTGATTGGCGATTCCGCCAACGCCGGCTCGATCGGCCTTCATACCAAATGCGGTTTCCAGATGATTGGGACGCATCGCAATGTCGGCCTCAAGTTCGGCCGCTGGCTCGACACCGTGATGATGCAGCGCACGCTCGGCGAAGGCGGCTCGACGGTGCCGAAGGATTGA
- a CDS encoding arylesterase — translation MARSYGTSAARVEGLKRMFAHIRVLIMALMTAGPVWAQTPATAPAKPVKVVVLGDSLSAGLGLQASAAFPARLQKALADKGIKVDMTNAGVSGDTTSGGRDRLDWSIPEGTEAVIVELGANDALRGIDPAVTRAALTDILTRLKARNIAVLLCGMLAPPNYGSDYAARFNAIYPELAKAFGVPLYPFFLEGVAAEAKLNQADGIHPTAEGVDIIVKNILPMVEAFLGTISGQRS, via the coding sequence ATGGCTCGGTCATATGGCACTTCCGCCGCTCGGGTCGAGGGCTTGAAACGGATGTTCGCGCACATACGCGTGTTGATTATGGCTTTGATGACGGCCGGGCCGGTTTGGGCTCAGACCCCGGCCACCGCACCCGCCAAACCCGTCAAAGTGGTCGTTCTCGGCGATTCCCTGAGCGCCGGCCTTGGCCTGCAGGCTTCGGCCGCATTCCCCGCCCGCTTGCAAAAAGCGTTAGCTGACAAGGGGATAAAGGTCGACATGACCAACGCCGGGGTGTCCGGCGACACGACTTCCGGCGGCCGCGACCGGCTGGACTGGTCGATCCCGGAGGGAACCGAGGCGGTGATCGTCGAACTCGGCGCCAACGACGCCTTGCGTGGGATCGACCCCGCCGTCACCCGCGCCGCCTTGACCGACATCCTGACCCGGCTGAAGGCGCGCAACATCGCCGTTCTCTTGTGCGGAATGCTGGCGCCGCCCAATTACGGCAGCGACTATGCGGCGCGCTTCAACGCCATCTATCCGGAGCTTGCGAAAGCGTTCGGCGTGCCGCTCTACCCGTTTTTCCTGGAGGGGGTCGCGGCGGAGGCCAAGCTCAACCAGGCCGACGGAATTCACCCGACCGCCGAGGGCGTCGATATCATCGTGAAGAACATTCTGCCTATGGTGGAAGCATTTCTCGGCACGATCTCCGGGCAGCGGAGTTGA
- the thpR gene encoding RNA 2',3'-cyclic phosphodiesterase yields MPRLFAGLEIPAEIGQSLSNLRGGLPGARWIDPENYHVTLRFIGDIDGMSANEIASMLFRVNRKPFEVKVQGLQSFGGKKPRAVVASVEPSRPLIELQAELERLMQRIGLDPEGRKFTPHVTLARLYDASSQDVADYLSVRGYFPSRTFMASRFVLFSSRASTGGGPYVVEDSYALSA; encoded by the coding sequence ATGCCGCGTTTGTTTGCTGGACTGGAAATTCCGGCCGAGATCGGCCAGAGCCTTTCCAATTTGCGTGGCGGCCTTCCCGGCGCACGCTGGATCGATCCCGAAAATTATCACGTTACCTTGCGCTTCATCGGCGACATCGATGGCATGTCGGCGAATGAAATCGCCTCGATGCTATTTCGGGTCAACCGCAAGCCGTTCGAGGTCAAGGTGCAGGGCCTGCAGAGTTTTGGCGGCAAGAAACCGCGCGCGGTGGTCGCCTCCGTCGAGCCGAGCCGGCCGCTGATCGAGTTGCAGGCCGAGCTCGAACGGCTGATGCAGCGGATCGGTCTCGATCCCGAGGGGCGCAAATTCACGCCGCACGTGACGCTGGCGCGGCTGTATGATGCGTCGAGCCAGGACGTCGCCGATTATCTCTCGGTGCGCGGCTACTTTCCGAGCCGGACATTCATGGCCTCGCGCTTCGTGCTGTTCTCGTCCCGCGCTTCCACCGGCGGCGGGCCCTACGTGGTCGAGGATTCCTACGCGCTGAGTGCGTGA
- a CDS encoding ABC transporter ATP-binding protein: MDSLIEPSSLTGLEPDTISISNVNLSLGTGAARVHILKDISLRVASGEAIGLIGPSGSGKSTLLMVMAGLERPDSGEVVVNGTPFNALDEDALARFRGRQVGIVFQSFHLIPTMTALENVAVPLELAGSPDAAERAAKELASVGLGERLHHYPTQLSGGEQQRVALARALAPDPAILVADEPTGNLDEATGKQIVDMLFTKHAERGMTLVLVTHDSSLAQRCDRVVRLRSGRIDSHS, translated from the coding sequence ATGGACAGTCTCATCGAACCCTCTTCGCTGACCGGCCTCGAGCCGGACACCATTTCCATTTCCAACGTCAACCTCTCGCTCGGCACCGGCGCGGCCCGCGTTCATATCCTGAAAGATATCAGCCTTCGTGTGGCATCGGGCGAGGCGATCGGCCTGATCGGACCTTCAGGCTCGGGCAAATCGACCTTGCTGATGGTAATGGCGGGGTTGGAACGTCCTGACAGCGGAGAGGTGGTGGTGAACGGCACGCCGTTCAATGCCCTCGACGAGGATGCGCTGGCCCGCTTCCGCGGCCGCCAGGTCGGCATCGTGTTCCAGTCGTTTCATCTGATCCCGACCATGACCGCGCTGGAAAACGTCGCGGTACCGCTGGAGCTCGCCGGCAGTCCCGACGCGGCGGAGCGCGCGGCGAAGGAGCTGGCGTCCGTCGGCCTCGGCGAACGCCTGCATCACTATCCGACACAACTGTCCGGCGGCGAACAGCAGCGCGTGGCGCTCGCTCGCGCGCTGGCGCCAGATCCCGCCATTCTCGTTGCCGACGAGCCGACCGGCAATCTCGACGAGGCCACCGGCAAGCAGATCGTCGACATGCTCTTCACCAAACATGCCGAGCGCGGCATGACCTTGGTGCTGGTGACACATGACAGCTCGCTGGCGCAGCGTTGCGACCGCGTGGTGCGGCTGCGCTCGGGCCGGATCGACAGCCACTCATGA